In Chryseobacterium sp. C-71, the genomic window AGGTGTAAATTTTGGTTACAGCTCTCAGTTTGGAGTTTCTCAATTACAAAAGCATAGATATAATATTGCTAATTCTAGAGAATTATTAACTCTCGAAAAAATGATTGGTAGAGGTAAGGGTACAACCTTAACTGATGCTCAAATAGCCGATTATAAAGTCGATACAGATTGGTTAGATTATTTTTTTCAGCCTTCAATCTTGCAATCACATGACTTTTCAGTGTCTGCGGGGTCTGAAAATTTAAATAACTACACAAGTATCGGATATCTAGATCAGCAAGGGTTACTTGCAACAACTGGAATGAAAAGATTTTCTTTAAGAAACAACTTAAATGGAAAATCTAAAAACAATAAATTTAATTTCTCAGTTGGTACTGCGTTATCTTTAACCAGAAATACACAGGCTTCTAATTTAAATACTGGTGGAGTAAACCAAAACTTAGTACTAGGTGCAATGAAGGGAGCTCCACATATCTCTCCTGACGAATATCAAAATAGTCAGCAATTGCTGGGCTTATATCAATCTACGGGTAACTTCCTGTATACTCCACTAATGTTGATTGATAAGGAAAGAACTTATAGAGCCTCTACAGACGAAGTAAGAATAGACGTTACAACTGAAGCGTCTTACAAGTTTCTTCCTACTTTGACAGGTCGTGTTCGTGCTAATGCCACATTTAGAAATTTAAATGATAATGCTTGGCAGCATCCTATTTCTTTTAATTCACTTGCACTACAAGGGGCTTTGGAATTTAAAGGGTTTGAAGATATGTCTCAATCGAGAGTTTTTACTTTTAATAACTTGGCTCAGTTAGAATATAATGAAACTTTTGGGGATCATAAAATTGGTGTTCAGGGAGCGTTCGAATTCAATAATAATATGCTACAGCAATCTTCTCAAAGACAGATTGGATTGAATCCAAGGACTTGGGTGCCAGGAACGGGTACGGGTTATATAACTAATACTGCGGCTAGCTACCTGCGTCCAATAAGTGTTGGTCAAGCTAGACATAATATGTTCTCTTATTTTGCTAACGTAGATTACGATTATGCCGGTAAATATGGAATAGCTGCTAACATTCGTTATGATGGATCTAGCCGTTTTTCTGAAGATAATGTTTGGGGAACTTTCTGGTCTATTGGAGGTAGATGGAATATTAATAAAGAAAGCTTCATGGAAAATGTAACTTGGGTTAATGACTTGAAGCTTAGAGGCTCATACGGAACCGTAGGAAATGAGCGTGTTTTGCCGGGCATATTTGATGGACTCAACCCTCAAAGATATCTTAATACGTTTTCAGTATCTTCTGCTCCTACTTATGGAACAGGTTTGGGATATGGTATCAATTTAGGATTTCCAGATCTTAGATGGGAAACTACTCGTACTTGGAACGTAGGTGTGGACTTTGAATTGTTGTCAAGAAGAGTTAGAGGTCAATTTGACGTGTATGATAAAACTTCTGAAAATATTTTCTATCCATGGCCACAGAGTCCTTTATTAGGACAGACAGCTTTAAATAAGAACTCTGAAATCGACTTAAAAAACTACGGTTATGAATTAAATTTAGCTGTGGATGTAATTAGAAGTACTAATGGAGTTAATTTTACATTAAGAGGGAACGGAGCTTTAAATAAAGAAAAAGTATTTAATATTCCAGAAAACCCTTTAATCCAGGGTGCAACTGTACAGACTTATTCAACCAACGGAAGTATTTGGCAGGCTCCATACGTTTATCATTATTTGGGTGTGAATCCTAACAATGGTAATTTACTTTTTGAAAGTGCTGATGGAAGTGCTACTGAGGCGCCGACTGATGCAGATTTGAAACCACTAAAATACAACTTCAGAAACCCAAGATATGTAGGTGGATTTGGTTTTGATTTTGATTATAAGGGTGTTTTTGTTAATACAACATTTAATTACGTCGCAGGTATTTATAGATATGACTATGATATGTCAGGATATTACAGTCCCGATGATGTTGGACAGTTTAATGTTTCAAGAGACTTACTGAATGCTTGGACGCCTACAAACACCAACACTGACATACCGTCAAATACAGCTGCTAACAGAAATTTCGAAACGAGATCAGATCGTTTCTTAGTTGACTCATCTTATCTAAGATTAAGAAATCTTCAAGTAGGATATCGTATTCCACAAAGTGTATTAAATGGTACATTTGTAAAAAGTATGACTATTATGGTTCAAGGAGAAAACTTATATACATGGTCAAAATGGCGAGGTTTTGATGCTGAGAGCACAAGAGCTGCGGATCAATATGGGTACCCAACACCAAAAATTTTCACATTAGGAATTGATGTTAAATTTTAATTAAAATTAATATATTACAATGAAAAATATTTTTAAAATTTCTATATTGACATTAGGTGTTCTTTTAACAAGTTCATGTAATAGAGATTTATTAGACACATATTCACCAGGGGTTATTTTTGAGGAAGATGCTCTTTTAAGTAGTGCTGACTTACAATTATTACTTAATTCGGCTCTTACTACAATGGGGAGTAGAACTGAATCTGAAATCGTTTCAATTTTCACCGACGAGGTTGGAATAGGTTTTGCTAATGGTGGACAAGGAATTAACGATGATTATGTATTTTTCTTAAATACGGGATCAGATCTACCAACTGCTTTATGGGCAAATACATATGCAAGCATTTCTAGATTAAATAGAATTATTGATGCATCAGACAAAATTGTTCCGGCAAATGCTGATGACGCAAAGGTGATTGCTAATATCAAAGCTCAGGCTTTAACACTTAGAGCTTATGGTCATTTGTTAATCCTAGGTTATTTCAGTACAGATCCAACAGATAATAATGCGTTAGCAGGTTTGATATCAAATCGAATTGATGTTTTTGATGTGAATGATTTTCCTCGAAATACAAACGGTGAATTTTATACATTTATTCATAAAGATTTAGATGATGCTATTGCACTCTATCAATCATCTGGTGTTGCTGCTAATCCAAATTATGGAAATATTAACTTTGCTAGAGGACTTAAGGCAAGATCTTATGCTTATAAAGGAGATTATACTAATGCAGAAATTTGGGCCGATCAAGTAATCAATACAGCTGGGCTAATTTTGGCTAACAAAGCTACCTATAGATCAATATTTTGGACTGATGCTGTAGCACCTGAAGTTATTTTCAGAATACAAAGAATAGTTCAACAAAATAATCAAGATACTAACTTACATAATGCTTGGTTTTCATTACAACCTACTGCTACAGGGGCACCTTCTTTTGAAGTGAGTAGAGCTTTGCATAATAAATTAAATCCAGGTAACTTAACTGCAAATACTTTAGGTACAACGGTTGCTGATGTAAGAGCAAATTTGATTATTGGACCTGATTCAACTATTGATCCAAACTATGCTTTTGCTCCTGACTATAGAAATTCAGATAGGTTAATAATTAACAAGCATGGAGGTCGTCTAAATACTGCATCTCAACCTTGGGCAAATACAAATGCTAATAATCCTAATAATTCATTTAAGATTATGCGTTTATCCGAAATGTATATGATTAAAGCAGAAGCGAGAGCGCAAGTAAGTGATTTTGCAGGAGTGAGAACAGCAATTAAAACGGTTAGAGATGCTAGGTTTGGTGCTTCTGCTACCGTTGCAACTCCAGCATCTTCAACTGCAGCATGGAAAATGATTCTTGATGAAAGAAGAGTAGAGTTTGCATTTGAAGGATATAGATTTATGGATATCAAGCGTTTGGGAGTGAAAGCAAACTCAAGCCTTGATAGAGATCCTGCAGATTATAGCTCTCTTACCTCAAATTATCCGGCAGCTAATCCAATCAATCTACCATTAAACAGTTACAAATGGGCATTGCCAATTCCAAACGTTGAGGTTAATGTGAATTCAAAAATTGTACAAAACCCTGGTTATTAATTTTAAAATTTTCAGAAAATGAAAAATATATTTAAATTCGTTTATTTACTATTTGCGTTATTTGCAATTAGTTCTTGTGAAGATGGCACAGAAAACTCAATGTATGATGGTGATGCTACATCTTTCTTTCTTGATAAATTTGCTGTGGCAAAGGGACCGGATGTTGGCTATAAAGATTTTGATATAAAGATAGGAACGATGAGTCCATTAAATTCTGCTGCAGACTTTGAGATAAAGAGAATTGGTGGTGATGCAGTTGCAGGAACTCATTATGAAATTCTTAATGGAGGTAAAGTTCAGATAGCAGCAGGTAGCAATCTGGGAATTGTAAAATTGAGAGTATACGGAGCACAGTTGTCGCAAACAATTGCTAAGACGTTAGTATTTGATTTGGTTTCTCCTTCTGTTAAAAAGGCAAATTACAATACTACGATTAGTTTATCTCTGATTTTCGGTTGTGATTCTTCTCTTGAAGGAACATATCAATACTCAACTGTCAATGCATTTGCTCCTGATGCACCTACTAATGTGCCAGGTCCCGTGACAGGTAATGTAACTTTCACAAAAGTAAGTGATGGTCTTTATCAAATTTCTGATTCAAGCTTTGGTGCTTTTGCATTATTTCCAGGATATGCTGCTACTTCTACTGGAGTAAGAATTGAGGATTTATGTGGTAAGCTTTCTTTTAAAACGCCAAATCAGTATGGTGATACATTTGTAATTTCTAATGTTGTTGTAAATGGTAATAAATTAACATTTAAGTGGACAACCTCATATGGAGAGTATGGTACAACCACTTTGACTAAATCAGATGGTAACTGGCCAGCACTTAATTAAGATTTAATTAAGATATATATTTACACCCCGTCGAAAGACGGGGTTTTTTATTTCCTTTTATTTCCTATTTTTGTACTATAAAATCAAGATGTGATTTTATCTAACTGAAAAATAAATGAAATACATCCTCCTCCTCATACTTCTCTTCGGCTCCATATTCAAAGCCCAAGTAATCGTCAACAAAACAGACTCCAATAGATTGGATAAAAAGTTGTCGGATACTTTGGTGATTGATTCCGGGACAAAAGACTCACTAAAAATATTTAAACCGACCATTCAGGATTATCGTTATCAGACGCAGTATGCTGAAAAGAAAATTTTTGATACGGTGCTGACTTTTGACAAGACCCATATCTTTTCGCAATACAATAATCAGGACAATTTTGGGCGTGCGCAGTTTGCAAACATTGGTGCTGGATTTAATCCATTGTCATACGAAGTAAATGCCGAACAAAACCTTTCCTTATTACCTTCCAATAAATCGTACGTGATTTTGGGAATTGATGACGTGAAGTATTACGATGTCAAAACCCCCACGGCAACTTTTGTTTATCATACCGCAATGCGAAACGGTGCTGCATTACAGTCGATGTATACTCAGAATATAGGAAAGAGATTTAATTTTTCTGTAGAGTACGATGGTTTGCGCTCTGAGGGAATGTACAGAAACTCTTTAGCCGCAAATAATAAAACCTTATTTTCGGGACATTATACTTCCAAAAGTGGAAACTACGAGCTATTCGCCCATTACCTTCATCAGAATGTCAATAACCAGGAGAGCGGTGGAATCGTCGATGATGACCTTTTTCAGGCGGGGTCAAGTAATATCAGCAACAAATATAATGCTCAGGTTAATTTAGAAGAATCAAGTTCGCAGTATTCTTACAGACGTTACTATTTAAGCCATCAGTTTACGCCTTTCAATTCTGAGAAATTTCCTTTTAGAATTAGGCATACGATATTCAATCAAGGGAATAAATATTACTACTTTCAGGATGCTTTAGAAAATTATTGGTACAGCAATACGGCTTCAGAAATTATATCTGGGTTTAGTCCTTCTACCAAAAAATATTCAAACAATCTGAGCAATACGGTCAGCTTGGTTTTTGATAACGAAAAATTTAAATTGGATGCTGGTGTACGATACCAGATGTTGAAATTTGGTTTAAATGAAATAAATCTGCCCACAGTAAATGTTCCGGGTGAATTGAAAGAAAACAGATTAGGGGCTGTCGGAAATTTACAGGTGAAATTATTTGACAAGTTTCAGTTAAACTCATTCTTAGAATTTTCAAAAGGAAGTCAGTTTGGAAATTATCTGAAAACAATCAACAACGTAAAGTTTGAGCCGATAAAAGATTATTTTGTCAATGCAAAGGTTAACTTCCAAAGTGTTTATCCGTCTTTTAATTATCTTGCAAATTCTTCTGTTTACAGAAAATTTAATTATTATTTACAAGATGCAAAAAATCAGGCAATCACAGAAATCGGAGGGAGTATCAACTTAAAATGGTTCAAATCTGAATTGTTTGCCAACTATTTTAGAATAGATAATTACACATATTTTGATTCTAATGCAATTTCTCGTCAAAGCGAAAACTCGCTGAATATTTCGCAGATCGGAGGTGATGCAACGTTCAGCTACAGAAAATTTCATTTAAATACGAGAGTACAGTTTCAAAGTGCTTTAACGAATAAAGATTTGTTGCCAATGCCTTCATTTATTGGAAGAGCCAATTTTTTCTTCCAGACAAGAGCTTTTAA contains:
- a CDS encoding SusC/RagA family TonB-linked outer membrane protein codes for the protein MTKSSAVTSTAKIGSELINNRPSSNVLNAAQGQLAGVNIATGTGQPGATPTITVRGKGSLLGNTEPLYVIDGFPGTSESFRNINPNDIESMEVLKDASALSQFGNRGSNGVVVIRTKRAKYNQGVNFGYSSQFGVSQLQKHRYNIANSRELLTLEKMIGRGKGTTLTDAQIADYKVDTDWLDYFFQPSILQSHDFSVSAGSENLNNYTSIGYLDQQGLLATTGMKRFSLRNNLNGKSKNNKFNFSVGTALSLTRNTQASNLNTGGVNQNLVLGAMKGAPHISPDEYQNSQQLLGLYQSTGNFLYTPLMLIDKERTYRASTDEVRIDVTTEASYKFLPTLTGRVRANATFRNLNDNAWQHPISFNSLALQGALEFKGFEDMSQSRVFTFNNLAQLEYNETFGDHKIGVQGAFEFNNNMLQQSSQRQIGLNPRTWVPGTGTGYITNTAASYLRPISVGQARHNMFSYFANVDYDYAGKYGIAANIRYDGSSRFSEDNVWGTFWSIGGRWNINKESFMENVTWVNDLKLRGSYGTVGNERVLPGIFDGLNPQRYLNTFSVSSAPTYGTGLGYGINLGFPDLRWETTRTWNVGVDFELLSRRVRGQFDVYDKTSENIFYPWPQSPLLGQTALNKNSEIDLKNYGYELNLAVDVIRSTNGVNFTLRGNGALNKEKVFNIPENPLIQGATVQTYSTNGSIWQAPYVYHYLGVNPNNGNLLFESADGSATEAPTDADLKPLKYNFRNPRYVGGFGFDFDYKGVFVNTTFNYVAGIYRYDYDMSGYYSPDDVGQFNVSRDLLNAWTPTNTNTDIPSNTAANRNFETRSDRFLVDSSYLRLRNLQVGYRIPQSVLNGTFVKSMTIMVQGENLYTWSKWRGFDAESTRAADQYGYPTPKIFTLGIDVKF
- a CDS encoding RagB/SusD family nutrient uptake outer membrane protein → MKNIFKISILTLGVLLTSSCNRDLLDTYSPGVIFEEDALLSSADLQLLLNSALTTMGSRTESEIVSIFTDEVGIGFANGGQGINDDYVFFLNTGSDLPTALWANTYASISRLNRIIDASDKIVPANADDAKVIANIKAQALTLRAYGHLLILGYFSTDPTDNNALAGLISNRIDVFDVNDFPRNTNGEFYTFIHKDLDDAIALYQSSGVAANPNYGNINFARGLKARSYAYKGDYTNAEIWADQVINTAGLILANKATYRSIFWTDAVAPEVIFRIQRIVQQNNQDTNLHNAWFSLQPTATGAPSFEVSRALHNKLNPGNLTANTLGTTVADVRANLIIGPDSTIDPNYAFAPDYRNSDRLIINKHGGRLNTASQPWANTNANNPNNSFKIMRLSEMYMIKAEARAQVSDFAGVRTAIKTVRDARFGASATVATPASSTAAWKMILDERRVEFAFEGYRFMDIKRLGVKANSSLDRDPADYSSLTSNYPAANPINLPLNSYKWALPIPNVEVNVNSKIVQNPGY
- a CDS encoding putative porin, translating into MKYILLLILLFGSIFKAQVIVNKTDSNRLDKKLSDTLVIDSGTKDSLKIFKPTIQDYRYQTQYAEKKIFDTVLTFDKTHIFSQYNNQDNFGRAQFANIGAGFNPLSYEVNAEQNLSLLPSNKSYVILGIDDVKYYDVKTPTATFVYHTAMRNGAALQSMYTQNIGKRFNFSVEYDGLRSEGMYRNSLAANNKTLFSGHYTSKSGNYELFAHYLHQNVNNQESGGIVDDDLFQAGSSNISNKYNAQVNLEESSSQYSYRRYYLSHQFTPFNSEKFPFRIRHTIFNQGNKYYYFQDALENYWYSNTASEIISGFSPSTKKYSNNLSNTVSLVFDNEKFKLDAGVRYQMLKFGLNEINLPTVNVPGELKENRLGAVGNLQVKLFDKFQLNSFLEFSKGSQFGNYLKTINNVKFEPIKDYFVNAKVNFQSVYPSFNYLANSSVYRKFNYYLQDAKNQAITEIGGSINLKWFKSELFANYFRIDNYTYFDSNAISRQSENSLNISQIGGDATFSYRKFHLNTRVQFQSALTNKDLLPMPSFIGRANFFFQTRAFKNAAEIQAGVKVYYFSKFASKEYFPILSEYILPRADSFSIGGEPIADLYLNFKVKKMFFFIEGQQIGTMLSHNKAYAFPHYPVYDFRLNIGIVWYLFN